One window of Drosophila busckii strain San Diego stock center, stock number 13000-0081.31 chromosome 3L, ASM1175060v1, whole genome shotgun sequence genomic DNA carries:
- the LOC108600429 gene encoding LOW QUALITY PROTEIN: protein disabled (The sequence of the model RefSeq protein was modified relative to this genomic sequence to represent the inferred CDS: substituted 1 base at 1 genomic stop codon), translated as MQTLRKKTSPCKYRNDPGRFFGDGVQFKAKLIGILEVGEARGDRMCQEALQDLKMAIRAAGEHKQRIIIHVTIDGLRLRDEKTSDSLYHHPVHKISFIAQDMTDSRAFGYIFGSPDSGHRFFGIKTDKAASQVVLAMRDLFQVVFELKKKEIEMARQQIQGKTLHDHASQLATLSSSLKSGHEHASSSSAAAAASAAHGLGSSTNGLGGLTRLGVSLDVARSSGAAAKEISPESVADLVDLEQELTSLQRGISQMERITPNEPSHHQPGAAPLAKSASEDDPFGDSFIYVPAYNILPPPPDSGRTRHKPPSKTPECTAGSALDAITTLLSPVPGASGSPATLQATDDDESWLHELQQQHDVFDTTRVTATPTPMTAAAVLVIHIELGLSGLTSLSEPTEGATTAAAANMSADAFTDLDPLGIGRTRPYVDKKYFFQELKNPPKKQLKELGAAGSQSDNFDDFLCGKDASSSSLFEEQPSTTNNITTSTPNALPTTTTATATATAGSSESARELLQLSSTGNSTTNTTNTTTNNNANQLGQHLPLTKPPTQSQTHSQFNSIAASALRSLSQSQEDFTAAKLKLMLRQSVAHLSKSTNPALHYYTTESTLEPLPQDPVLLPRDTDPFSPTRKKSDPDPFQDGDLFAKLDAFEFDPPAVTNAAATGTQSYNGPLQVQLPPEQQQQQQQHSWSTDLSSVPSGSSVRHRPTPVASVVNVGGPLDVISSISNKKMPHLFGQARFSKRGDSSTGIGSSVNMRRLQESDSLSENEAAPEPPPRPDATPYSEPPPLPPKKQFSELVIRPTPTVTPTSSSSSSRYDYMNHSSRQDQAAVRRGTDAPPIPLPSRRVGRSDGAFPGPGRPRKPGHTEDDYLAPLAPPPSSRARPQRQCSLGASSARPQDIYENKAEILAQAKAESSAPLAPDITLTQLLTLGMDDLASKLNVPASKLSTMTLVQLTAYLSDYLQSSGEQPAQSPPAAAPPAAAAVFKVNFDQQTSFVAKFDDTFGEDLPQQQQQSHEQFVANFANFNEAPVTAAPPAVPPADRYAVFREIIDQELQQQQQEQDLMGDLTPPPTATNAGESNAEAQQPLPAPALAATPEPEPIKIDTKITEVVAQAKDRYAALRDIILVENLFDKPVAAPPPAVEKDLLQDLFSDEFNEDQDIRQYMDDGAHDRRGLVDSRGLPAEPSSSALTVADDDDDCESSLDSNEKDAEQVSAQDQYEKLSTSADKSEFKSEEQLPVVKPDQATAKFLTVRDDIEIDELMQRAISNLSLDSRDRISPANCASRGAHSLHTPSGQFNDVSTSPIPLQKSPAPTLAVAELASPVPAQLCAVSQLIDAATKQQQQQQQQQPLPSWATFDSPKAPASKPKARLTLPPPPPASNTSQHDTAESPCSSDPRDDAGGWSKQQQQRRWAKKERQHTSSSSRDLSPWDDDASEYHKQRRALPPPAPGSAAAAAHGYYMRHPRRLNSCDEDYDYEAEFCARREREQPPRKFKQGLSRSRDNFELDSPSWYHHPAHHTWSPQEIEQGVRGARSFERSVYERASYGPPGYDKRGQPLARERAKYREREREREREREREYRDYARPSYEFDYENVYEERRSPMGRARAGDYHYKRERDRESLESFESSTRRRRSFGSGGDVYGSLDSRDEYRDLKTRSLRKHNAQAAAAAKLRVSGDIDYEQDSEQDFQQQQRSQQQRSQQRPSQLGGDVVPGAPQRLRKSSGSSPWDGEEPAMLGQKPWKRPASAADTERRLAESRRAAALAQTPSDGEKDRRFRKKTRARSTKDLATVGRGYGSARYDYINQRPHNDDDDEDDDDDEDYVDDEPPTDEDKFERLNRRRHEMHQRMLESERRQLERHAPTLAKLPAQRVARGGVTSDYGFVDSYEQTPTPRSNASSTAVVMSGGESSAGGKFNFDDGFESDFNQSSPPPAPAGTASSATSTPAGLISASSSAAAVAGNKSLFRFSNDFSAEREKRERELELDTSASATGAAAVTTTTPPITQKLRFDDNVKVSQFDDAAFEDDFAKASFDFDKEPASPAPAPSRKQNMRSSKLQQRQELIKKSESVNIFAKKQEDPFEDDEFFKSPDAEQPEQPQQSQWQEQSNFAKFDENMXFDQLFAKAKANAKTHSSESDEGANYAEIDVVNDNGICYLTNLNHYYQQQRLQALQLIQEHDYCNLPPPTKSIATSTHDDAQAPPKSKSRLKLLLRKPRKWKLKRSFDEIVKCLIIASSEHVYDYDVLW; from the exons ATGCAGACGCTGCGCAAGAAAACGAGTCCTTGCAAGT ATCGCAACGATCCCGGACGCTTCTTTGGCGATGGGGTGCAGTTCAAGGCCAAGCTCATTGGCATACTGGAGGTGGGCGAGGCGCGCGGCGATCGCATGTGCCAGGAGGCGCTGCAGGATCTCAAAATGGCCATACGCGCCGCCGGCGAgcacaagcagcgcataaTTATACATGTGACCATCGATGGGCTGCGACTGCGTGATGAGAAGACCAGCGATTCACTCTATCATCATCCGGTGCACAAGATTTCGTTTATAGCGCAGGACATGACGGATTCGCGTGCTTTTGGTTATATATTTGGTTCGCCGGACAGCGGGCATCGCTTCTTTGGCATTAAGACGGACAAGGCGGCCAGCCAAGTGGTGCTGGCCATGCGTGATCTCTTCCAGGTGGTGTTCGAGCTGAAGAAGAAGGAAATTGAAATGGCGCGCCAGCAAATTCAGGGCAAGACGCTGCATGATCATGCCAGCCAGCTGGCTACGTTGTCCTCCTCGCTAAAGTCTGGACACGAACATGCGTCAAGTTcctcagctgctgccgctgccagcgcAGCGCATGGCTTGGGCAGCAGCACGAACGGCCTGGGTGGACTTACGCGTTTGGGCGTTAGTTTGGATGTGGCCAGAAGTTCTGGTGCAGCTGCCAAGGAG ATTTCGCCCGAGTCTGTGGCAGATCTTGTGGATTTGGAGCAGGAGCTAACCAGCCTGCAACGCGGCATTAGCCAAATGGAACGCATTACCCCCAATGAGCCCAGTCATCATCAGCCTGGTGCTGCGCCGCTGGCAAAATCCGCCAGCGAGGATGATCCATTTGGCGATTCCTTTATATATGTGCCCGCCTACAATATACTGCCCCCGCCTCCCGATTCTGGACGCACGCGTCACAAGCCGCCCAGCAAAACGCCCGAGTGCACAGCAGGCTCAGCGCTGGATGCAATCACAACGCTATTGTCACCAGTGCCAGGTGCAAGCGGCTCACCAGCCACGCTGCAGGCTACAGACGATGACGAGAGCTGGTTgcatgagctgcagcagcagcacgatgTGTTTGATACTACACGCGtcacagccacgcccacgcccatgacagcagctgcagtgctGGTAAT acATATCGAGTTGGGGTTAAGTGGCTTAACAAGCTTGTCTGAGCCCACAGAGGGCGccactacagcagcagcagcgaacatGTCGG CGGATGCGTTTACCGATCTGGATCCACTGGGCATTGGTCGCACTCGTCCGTATGTcgataagaaatatttttttcaagagCTCAAGAATCCGCCCAAGAAGCAGCTTAAGGAGCTTGGCGCGGCGGGCAGTCAAAGCGATAACTTTGATGACTTTCTGTGTGGCAAGGATGCCTCCTCTTCTTCGCTCTTCGAGGAGCAGCCAAGCACTACTAACAACATAACCACAAGCACTCCCAACGCACTaccaaccacaacaacagccacagccacagccaccgCAGGTAGTAGTGAATCCGCTCGagaattgctgcaattaagcAGCACAGGGAACAGCACCACTAACACCACCAACACCACTACCAACAATAATGCCAATCAACTTGGCCAGCACCTGCCACTAACCAAACCGCCAACCCAATCCCAAACCCACTCCCAATTCAATTCCATTGCCGCTTCCGCTCTGCGTTCCCTCAGCCAGAGTCAAGAAGACTTTACGGCAGCGAAGCTGAAGCTTATGCTGCGCCAGAGCGTTGCACACTTGTCCAAGTCCACTAATCCAGCGCTCCACTATTATACCACAGAGTCCACACTGGAGCCACTGCCTCAAGATCCGGTGCTGCTGCCACGCGACACAGATCCCTTCTCGCCCACGCGCAAGAAGAGCGATCCGGATCCGTTTCAAGACGGCGATCTGTTTGCCAAGCTGGATGCCTTCGAGTTTGATCCGCCTGCCGTTaccaacgccgccgccactggCACCCAATCCTACAATGGCCCGCTGCAGGTGCAGCTGCCGccggagcagcaacagcagcagcagcagcacagctggTCAACGGATCTCTCCAGCGTGCCAAGTGGAAGCAGTGTGCGTCATCGCCCCACGCCCGTGGCCAGCGTCGTTAATGTGGGCGGCCCCTTGGACGTTATCTCCAGCATAAGCAACAAGAAGATGCCGCATCTGTTTGGCCAGGCGCGCTTCTCCAAGCGCGGCGACTCCTCCACGGGCATTGGCTCCAGCGTCAACATGCGCCGCCTGCAGGAGAGCGACTCGCTCAGCGAGAACGAGGCGGCACCAGAGCCGCCACCACGACCCGATGCCACGCCCTACAgcgagccgccgccgctgccgcccaAGAAGCAATTCAGCGAGCTGGTCATACGGCCCACGCCCACAGTAAcgcccaccagcagcagcagcagctcgcgcTACGACTACATGAATCACTCCAGCAGGCAGGATCAGGCTGCAGTGCGTCGTGGCACCGACGCGCCGCCCATACCGCTGCCCTCGCGTCGCGTGGGACGCAGCGATGGCGCCTTTCCCGGACCCGGACGACCACGCAAACCAGGCCACACCGAGGATGACTACCTGGCGCCACTGGCACCGCCGCCCAGCAGTCGCGCGCGTCCACAGCGCCAGTGCTCCTTGGGCGCCAGCAGCGCGCGCCCGCAGGACATTTACGAGAACAAGGCGGAGATACTGGCCCAGGCCAAGGCGGAGAGCAGCGCACCGCTGGCGCCAGACATTAcgctgacgcagctgctcaCACTGGGCATGGATGATCTCGCTTCGAAGCTGAATGTGCCTGCCAGCAAGCTGAGCACCATGACGCTGGTGCAGCTCACCGCGTATCTCTCGGACTATTTGCAGTCCAGCGGCGAGCAGCCCGCCCAATCTccgccagcagctgcgccgCCCGCTGCGGCCGCTGTGTTCAAAGTGAACTTTGATCAGCAGACCTCGTTTGTGGCCAAGTTCGATGATACCTTTGGCGAGGatttgccgcagcagcagcagcagtcgcatgAGCAGTTTGTGGCCAACTTTGCCAACTTCAATGAGGCGCCAGTGACCGCAGCGCCGCCTGCTGTGCCGCCCGCAGATCGCTATGCGGTATTCCGCGAGATCATAGAccaggagctgcagcagcagcagcaggagcaggatcTGATGGGTGATTTGACGCCGCCGCCCACAGCGACAAACGCTGGGGAGAGCAACGCTGAagcgcagcagccgctgccggcGCCAGCGTTGGCTGCCACACCAGAACCGGAACCTATAAAGATAGACACCAAGATTACGGAGGTAGTGGCGCAGGCCAAAGATCGCTATGCAGCGCTGCGTGACATTATTCTGGTGGAGAATCTGTTCGATAAGCCAGtggcagcgccgccgccagcagtgGAGAAGGATTTGCTGCAAGACTTGTTCAGCGATGAGTTCAACGAGGATCAGGACATACGCCAGTACATGGACGATGGCGCGCACGATCGACGCGGCCTGGTGGACAGTCGTGGGCTGCCCGCGGAGCCTTCCTCATCAGCGCTTACTGTGGCCGACGATGATGACGACTGCGAGAGCAGCCTGGACAGCAACGAGAAGGATGCGGAGCAGGTGAGCGCACAGGATCAATACGAGAAGTTATCGACCAGCGCCGACAAAAGCGAATTCAAGTCCGAGGAGCAGCTGCCCGTAGTGAAGCCAGATCAGGCTACAGCTAAATTTCTGACCGTGCGCGATGACATCGAAATCGATGAGCTAATGCAGCGCGCCATATCCAATTTGTCGCTGGACTCACGTGACCGCATCTCGCCCGCCAATTGCGCCAGTCGCGGCGCTCATAGTTTGCACACGCCCTCGGGTCAGTTCAACGATGTGAGCACCTCGCCCATTCCGCTGCAGAAATCTCCAGCGCCAACGCTCGCAGTCGCTGAGTTGGCATCGCCAGTGCCCGCGCAGCTGTGCGCAGTGTCGCAGCTCATTGATGCCGccaccaagcagcagcagcagcaacagcagcaacagccgctgcCCTCCTGGGCCACATTTGACTCACCCAAAGCGCCAGCGAGCAAACCTAAAGCGCGTTTgacgctgccgccgccgccacccgCTTCCAACACCTCGCAGCACGACACTGCGGAGTCGCCCTGCAGCTCCGATCCGCGCGATGATGCAGGCGGCtggtcaaagcagcagcagcagcgccgctggGCCAAGAAGGAGCGCCAGCATACCTCCTCCTCCTCGCGCGATTTGTCGCCCTGGGACGATGATGCATCCGAGTATCACAAGCAGCGTCgtgcgctgccgccgcccgCTCCaggctcagctgctgcagctgcccatGGCTACTACATGCGGCATCCGCGACGCCTCAACAGCTGCGACGAGGATTACGA ctaTGAAGCGGAGTTCTGCGCACGCCGGGAACGCGAGCAGCCGCCGCGCAAGTTCAAGCAAGGACTCTCACGCAGTAGGGACAACTTTGAGCTGG ATTCGCCCAGCTGGTATCATCATCCGGCGCATCACACGTGGTCGCCGCAGGAGATTGAGCAGGGCGTGCGTGGTGCGCGCTCCTTTGAGCGCAGCGTCTACGAGCGCGCCAGCTATGGCCCGCCGGGCTATGATAAGCGTGGCCAGCCGCTGGCCAGAGAGCGCGCCAAGTATCGCGAGCGTGAGCGGGAGCGTGAGCGCGAACGCGAGCGTGAGTATCGCGACTACGCGCGTCCCAGCTACGAGTTCGACTACGAGAATGTTTACGAGGAGCGGCGCTCGCCCATGGGTCGGGCGCGCGCCGGCGACTATCACTACAAGCGCGAGCGCGACAGAGAATCGCTCGAGTCGTTTGAGAGCTCCACGCGACGTCGGCGCAGCTttggcagcggcggcgacgTCTACGGCAGTCTGGACAGTCGCGATGAGTATCGTGATCTCAAGACGCGCTCGCTGCGCAAGCACAACgcgcaggcagcggcagcagccaagctGCGCGTTAGCGGCGACATTGACTATGAGCAGGACTCGGAGCAGGactttcagcagcagcagcgcagtcagcagcagcgcagtcagcagCGGCCCAGTCAGCTGGGCGGCGACGTTGTGCCGGGCGCGCCGCAGCGACTGCGCAAAAGCAGCGGCTCCAGTCCCTGGGATGGCGAGG AGCCTGCCATGCTGGGACAGAAGCCTTGGAAGCGTCCAGCCAGCGCAGCAGACACAGAGCGCCGCTTGGCCGAGAGCAGACGCGCTGCAGCTTTGGCGCAAACGCCCTCCGATGGCGAGAAGGATCGCAG ATTCCGCAAGAAGACGCGCGCACGCAGCACCAAGGATTTGGCCACAGTGGGCAGAGGCTATGGCAGTGCTCGCTATGATTACATCAATCAACGTCCACACaatgatgacgacgatgaggatgacgatgatgatgaggactATGTGGACGATGAGCCGCCCACGGACGAGGACAAGTTTGAGCGTCTGAATCGGCGACGCCATGAAATGCATCAGCGCATGCTGGAGAGCGAGCGTCGCCAGCTGGAGCGCCACGCTCCAACACTAGCCAAGCTGCCAGCACAGCGCGTGGCGCGTGGCGGCGTCACTAGCGACTACGGCTTTGTGGACAGCTATGAGCAAACGCCTACGCCCAGATCCAATGCAAGCAGCACTGCCGTCGTCATGAGCGGCGGCGAATCCTCCGCAGgtggcaaattcaattttgacgATGGCTTCGAGTCGGACTTCAATCAAAGTTCGCCGCCGCCTGCGCCTGCGGGCACTGCCTCCAGTGCAACTTCCACGCCAGCGGGTTTGATctccgccagcagcagcgctgccgccgtTGCCGGCAACAAGTCGCTTTTCCGTTTCTCCAATGATTTCTCTGCTGAGCGCGAGAAGCGCGAGcgtgagctggagctggataCAAGCGCCAGCgcaactggagcagcagcagtaacaacaacaacgccgcCTATAACACAAAAGCTGCGCTTTGATGACAACGTCAAGGTGTCCCAGTTCGATGATGCTGCATTCGAGGACGACTTTGCCAAGGCCTCGTTTGACTTTGACAAGGAGCCGGCGTCGCCAGCGCCTGCGCCAAGTCGCAAGCAAaacatgcgcagcagcaaactgcagcagcgtcagGAATTGATTAAGAAGTCCGAGTCGGTCAACATATTCGCCAAGAAGCAGGAGGATCCCTTCGAGGACGACGAGTTCTTCAAGTCACCCGATGCggagcagccagagcagccgcagcagtcGCAATGGCAGGAGCAAAGCAACTTTGCCAAATTCGATGAAAACATGTGATTTGATCAACT